A section of the Elizabethkingia anophelis R26 genome encodes:
- a CDS encoding DUF3575 domain-containing protein — protein sequence MKKILAVFILMLSLGGMQAQEYKNQIKGNMLFAPLGILNVGYEHAFNQHWTGQADIFISPWKSFAGRHLQIYMGHVEARYYFTKAMEKWYVGANAGMGVYNMQKWNYWNSDMYQKGFNFMLGATIGYQVKLSNRWSIDLYVGGGTSQSFYHGWYKDKYPRQRYDSAQAWNKSGEFIPFRGGAMISYKF from the coding sequence ATGAAAAAAATATTAGCGGTTTTTATTCTAATGCTTTCCCTTGGCGGAATGCAGGCACAGGAGTATAAAAATCAGATAAAAGGGAATATGCTTTTTGCACCTCTTGGGATTTTGAATGTAGGATATGAACACGCTTTTAATCAGCACTGGACTGGTCAGGCTGATATTTTCATCTCTCCGTGGAAGTCTTTTGCAGGAAGACATCTGCAAATCTATATGGGACATGTGGAAGCCCGTTATTATTTTACAAAAGCCATGGAGAAATGGTATGTGGGGGCTAATGCAGGTATGGGAGTCTACAATATGCAGAAATGGAACTATTGGAATTCGGATATGTATCAGAAAGGCTTTAACTTCATGTTGGGAGCAACTATTGGTTATCAGGTTAAGCTAAGCAATCGTTGGAGTATAGATTTATATGTAGGAGGTGGTACATCTCAGAGTTTCTACCATGGATGGTATAAAGATAAATATCCAAGACAGCGTTATGATTCTGCGCAAGCCTGGAATAAAAGCGGTGAATTTATTCCGTTCCGCGGCGGAGCAATGATTTCTTATAAATTTTAG
- a CDS encoding exo-beta-N-acetylmuramidase NamZ family protein: MNFSLKIKNLVLICLIYFGFQSFFNAQNAAIFKTGADQPEVYLPLLKNKKVIVLTNQTGVLSDSKHTHLVDFLISKKVNITKIFTPEHGFRGNADAGEHVKSDIDKQTGLPIVSLYGNNKKPKPEQISDSDIILFDLQDVGVRFYTYISTLTYVMEAAAEAGKEVIVLDRPNPHDGYTDGPVLNKKWTSFVGMHEIPVIYGLTIGEYGNMVNGEGWLKNNIKAKYTVVKMANYHKKQRYGILEKPSPNLPNDKAINLYPSLCFFEGANISLGRGTEFPFQAYGSPYTKDFSFKFTPKPSYGSKNPPLNGQECFGEDLRNYPEALTGINLEWLIKAYKDYKSPAGKGDFFLKNLFFDTLAGSDQLRKQIISGLSQEQIKASWKKGLEDFEKTRQKYVVYPN; the protein is encoded by the coding sequence ATGAATTTTAGCCTCAAAATTAAAAATTTAGTTCTGATCTGCCTAATCTATTTTGGCTTTCAGTCATTTTTTAATGCTCAGAATGCCGCAATTTTTAAAACCGGAGCCGATCAGCCGGAGGTATACCTGCCCTTATTAAAAAATAAAAAAGTAATTGTTCTAACCAATCAGACAGGTGTACTTAGCGATAGCAAACATACCCACCTTGTGGATTTTCTTATTTCTAAAAAGGTAAATATTACCAAAATATTCACACCGGAACATGGCTTCAGGGGAAATGCAGATGCCGGAGAGCATGTTAAAAGCGATATAGACAAACAAACTGGTTTACCTATTGTTTCTCTTTACGGAAACAATAAAAAGCCAAAACCAGAGCAGATTAGTGATTCTGATATCATTTTATTCGATTTACAGGATGTAGGTGTCAGATTTTACACTTATATATCCACATTAACCTATGTAATGGAAGCTGCTGCAGAAGCTGGTAAAGAAGTTATTGTACTGGACAGGCCAAATCCACATGATGGCTATACCGACGGTCCCGTACTAAATAAAAAATGGACCTCTTTTGTAGGCATGCACGAAATTCCGGTTATATATGGTTTAACTATTGGAGAGTATGGTAATATGGTAAATGGTGAAGGCTGGCTTAAAAATAATATCAAAGCGAAATATACTGTTGTCAAAATGGCTAATTACCACAAGAAACAACGTTATGGTATATTAGAAAAGCCATCACCTAATCTACCAAATGATAAAGCAATTAATCTCTATCCAAGCCTTTGCTTTTTTGAAGGAGCCAATATCTCTTTAGGTCGTGGAACAGAATTTCCTTTCCAGGCTTACGGATCTCCTTATACAAAAGATTTCAGTTTTAAGTTTACACCAAAACCTTCTTATGGTTCTAAGAACCCTCCACTTAACGGTCAGGAATGCTTCGGTGAAGATTTAAGAAATTATCCGGAAGCATTAACCGGAATTAATCTGGAATGGTTAATTAAAGCTTATAAAGATTACAAAAGCCCCGCAGGTAAAGGTGATTTCTTCCTAAAAAACTTATTCTTTGATACACTTGCAGGATCCGATCAGCTGAGAAAGCAGATTATAAGTGGATTGTCTCAGGAGCAGATTAAAGCTTCCTGGAAAAAAGGACTTGAAGACTTTGAGAAGACAAGACAGAAATATGTAGTCTACCCGAACTAA
- a CDS encoding ABC transporter permease — protein sequence MKFPLYYSRKIAFSKDNKNNLSRIIIFIGRLSVALGIIVSLITVCTGLGAKKAIKERMADFSGHISVKSAQSDNSYTSSVLNKAGLDYNKIQKTPSVASVQSYAMVSGIMRNEKSFDGVVYKGVGKDFDRERFEKFMISGSIPKYDENGYNNEVIVSGKIATDLGLKVKDSIVAIFSKEDQKPVYRKFEVAGIYKTDIKLIDDLFVIGDINQVRKIQGMDKSDIGGLDIYLKDIDDIDKEYPKIEELIGYKNYAEKATEMYPQINDWVNIFDTNIGLIIAIMLIVVVINIIMVLLILIIERTNSIGVLKTLGATNFQIRSVFINNTLLIMIPGLVAGNLIGLGLLFIQKYFGIIKLNPDNYFISVVPVDLNILYILGISVGILLIAALAMIVPSYLISKISPVKSIKYN from the coding sequence TTGAAATTTCCTTTATATTATTCACGCAAGATAGCATTTTCCAAGGATAACAAAAATAACCTTTCCCGAATTATCATATTCATCGGGAGGCTTTCTGTAGCATTAGGGATTATAGTATCTCTTATTACAGTTTGTACCGGATTGGGAGCGAAGAAAGCGATCAAGGAAAGAATGGCAGATTTTTCCGGTCATATTTCTGTAAAGTCAGCACAATCGGATAATTCTTATACTTCTTCTGTACTTAATAAAGCCGGACTGGATTATAATAAAATCCAGAAGACTCCTTCTGTAGCTTCTGTTCAGTCTTATGCTATGGTAAGTGGTATAATGAGGAATGAAAAAAGTTTTGACGGAGTTGTATATAAAGGAGTAGGTAAAGATTTCGACAGAGAGCGTTTTGAGAAATTTATGATTTCCGGAAGTATTCCAAAATATGATGAAAATGGATATAACAATGAGGTTATTGTATCCGGTAAAATAGCTACAGACCTTGGTCTGAAGGTAAAAGACTCTATAGTAGCCATATTTTCTAAAGAAGATCAAAAACCTGTTTACCGAAAATTTGAAGTAGCCGGAATTTATAAAACAGATATCAAACTGATCGATGACCTTTTTGTAATAGGAGATATTAATCAGGTTCGTAAGATTCAGGGAATGGATAAGTCTGATATTGGCGGACTGGATATCTACCTGAAAGACATTGATGACATAGATAAAGAATATCCTAAAATAGAGGAGCTGATAGGATATAAAAACTATGCAGAAAAAGCAACAGAAATGTATCCGCAGATTAATGACTGGGTGAATATATTTGATACCAATATCGGTCTTATTATAGCTATTATGCTTATAGTAGTTGTGATCAATATTATCATGGTGTTGCTAATCCTTATAATAGAAAGAACAAATTCCATCGGTGTATTGAAAACATTGGGCGCAACCAATTTCCAGATTCGTTCGGTATTTATTAATAACACATTGCTTATTATGATTCCGGGGCTGGTAGCCGGGAATTTAATCGGGTTAGGGTTGCTGTTCATACAGAAATACTTTGGAATTATAAAACTGAATCCGGATAATTACTTTATTAGTGTAGTTCCGGTAGATCTTAATATTCTCTATATTCTCGGGATTTCTGTGGGAATCCTTCTTATTGCTGCCTTAGCGATGATTGTACCAAGTTACCTGATTAGTAAGATATCGCCCGTAAAGTCTATAAAATACAACTAG